A window from Caulobacter sp. X encodes these proteins:
- a CDS encoding Gfo/Idh/MocA family protein: protein MTPIRLALVGLGKIARDQHLPSIAADPRFELVAIVSRNAELDGVAHFTGLADLLASDVAIDAVALCTPPQPRHALAHMALAAGKHVMLEKPPGATLSEVEDLRQAAIARSLTLQATWHSRYAAGVEPARAWLADRTVRAVRINWKEDVRVWHPGQDWIWEAGGLGVFDPAINALSIVTRVLPLPFFLSRGVLHVPENRQSPIQAELDFRDALGAPIRAELDFLQTGPQSWDIEIDTDDGALKLTNGGARLWIDGQLMHEGPDREYPGLYDEFARLIADGASDVDVAPLRHVADAFLLSERVVAPPFIE from the coding sequence GTGACGCCGATCCGCCTGGCGCTCGTCGGCCTGGGCAAGATCGCTCGGGATCAGCACCTGCCCTCCATCGCCGCCGATCCGCGCTTCGAGCTGGTCGCCATCGTCAGCCGCAACGCCGAACTGGACGGCGTCGCCCACTTCACCGGTCTGGCCGACCTGCTGGCCAGCGACGTGGCGATCGACGCCGTGGCGCTGTGCACGCCGCCGCAGCCGCGTCACGCCCTTGCCCACATGGCGCTGGCGGCCGGCAAGCACGTGATGCTGGAAAAGCCGCCCGGCGCGACGCTGAGCGAAGTCGAGGATCTGCGCCAAGCCGCCATCGCCCGCAGCCTGACGCTTCAGGCCACCTGGCACTCGCGTTACGCCGCAGGGGTCGAACCCGCGCGCGCATGGCTGGCGGACCGCACGGTCAGGGCCGTGCGGATCAACTGGAAGGAAGATGTCCGCGTCTGGCACCCGGGCCAGGATTGGATCTGGGAAGCCGGCGGCCTTGGCGTCTTCGACCCGGCCATCAACGCCCTGTCGATCGTCACCCGTGTCCTGCCCCTGCCCTTCTTCCTGTCTCGCGGGGTTCTGCATGTGCCGGAGAACCGGCAGTCGCCGATCCAGGCCGAGCTGGACTTCCGTGACGCTCTCGGCGCGCCGATCCGAGCCGAGCTGGATTTCCTGCAGACCGGTCCGCAAAGCTGGGACATCGAGATCGACACGGATGACGGCGCGCTGAAGCTGACCAACGGCGGCGCCAGGCTCTGGATCGACGGCCAGCTGATGCACGAGGGCCCCGACCGGGAGTACCCGGGCCTCTATGACGAATTCGCCAGGCTGATCGCGGATGGGGCCAGCGACGTCGATGTCGCGCCGCTGCGCCATGTGGCCGACGCCTTCCTGCTCAGCGAGCGGGTCGTCGCGCCGCCCTTCATCGAATAG
- a CDS encoding NAD(P)/FAD-dependent oxidoreductase, whose protein sequence is MLRISELKLPLGHPPEAMAPAIVERLGIKADDLVSFEVARRANDARRKSAILMVYSVDVVLRDEAAVLRRFEGDHHVRVTPDTSYRFAAKAPEDFDGPRPVVIGAGPCGLFAGLILAQMGLKPIIVDRGKVVRERTKDTWGLWRRGELNPESNVQFGEGGAGTFSDGKLYSQIKDPRFLGRKVLTEFVKAGAPEEILTEAHPHIGTFRLVHMVENMRALIESLGGEYRWQHRVEDFDIEVGEDGVRRIKGLHIAGHGYLPARHVVMALGHSSRDTFQVLYDRGVHIEAKPFSIGVRIEHPQSWIDRARFGDCAGHKDLGAAAYAISHHAKNGRTVYSFCMCPGGTVVAATSEPGRVVTNGMSQYSRNERNANSGFVVDINPEQDYPGHPLAGVEFQRKWESLAFQAGGGTYKAPGQLVGDFLAGRPSTEFGAVTPSYKPGVHLTDLAQCLPPFAIEAMREALPVFGRQIPGYDHPDVVLTGVETRTSSPVRITRGKDFQSLNTAGLYPAGEGAGYAGGILSAAVDGIKVAEAVAAQYVAEGLIEAA, encoded by the coding sequence ATGCTGCGTATTTCGGAACTGAAGCTGCCGCTGGGCCATCCGCCGGAGGCCATGGCGCCCGCCATCGTCGAGCGCTTGGGGATCAAGGCCGATGACCTGGTGAGCTTCGAGGTCGCCCGCCGCGCCAACGACGCGCGCCGGAAGTCGGCGATCCTGATGGTCTATTCGGTCGACGTCGTGCTGCGCGACGAGGCGGCCGTGCTGCGCCGCTTCGAGGGCGATCACCATGTGCGGGTGACGCCTGACACGAGCTACAGGTTCGCCGCCAAGGCGCCGGAGGACTTCGACGGCCCGCGCCCCGTGGTCATTGGCGCCGGTCCCTGCGGCCTGTTCGCGGGCCTGATCCTGGCCCAGATGGGGCTGAAGCCGATCATCGTCGACCGCGGCAAGGTCGTGCGCGAGCGCACCAAGGACACCTGGGGCCTGTGGCGGCGCGGTGAGCTGAATCCGGAGTCCAACGTCCAGTTCGGCGAGGGCGGGGCGGGGACCTTCTCGGACGGCAAGCTCTACAGCCAGATCAAGGATCCGCGCTTCCTGGGCCGCAAGGTGCTGACCGAGTTCGTCAAGGCCGGGGCGCCGGAAGAGATCCTGACCGAGGCCCATCCGCACATTGGCACCTTCCGCCTGGTGCACATGGTCGAGAACATGCGCGCCCTGATCGAGAGCCTGGGCGGCGAATATCGCTGGCAGCATCGGGTCGAGGACTTCGACATCGAGGTTGGCGAGGATGGCGTCCGGCGGATCAAGGGGCTGCACATCGCCGGGCATGGCTACCTGCCAGCGCGTCACGTAGTCATGGCCCTGGGCCACAGCTCGCGCGACACCTTCCAGGTGCTGTACGACCGCGGCGTCCATATCGAGGCCAAGCCGTTCTCGATCGGCGTCCGGATCGAGCATCCGCAGTCGTGGATCGATCGCGCGCGCTTCGGCGACTGCGCCGGCCACAAGGATCTCGGCGCCGCGGCCTACGCCATCTCGCACCACGCCAAGAATGGGCGGACGGTCTATAGCTTCTGCATGTGCCCGGGCGGCACGGTCGTGGCCGCGACCTCGGAGCCCGGCCGCGTCGTCACCAACGGCATGAGCCAGTATTCGCGCAACGAGCGTAACGCCAACTCGGGCTTCGTCGTCGATATCAATCCCGAGCAGGACTATCCGGGCCACCCGCTGGCCGGGGTCGAGTTCCAGCGCAAGTGGGAGAGCCTGGCGTTCCAGGCCGGCGGCGGAACCTACAAGGCGCCGGGCCAACTGGTCGGGGACTTCCTGGCGGGGCGCCCGTCGACCGAGTTCGGCGCGGTCACGCCATCCTACAAGCCGGGCGTCCACCTCACTGATCTGGCGCAATGCCTGCCGCCGTTCGCCATCGAGGCGATGCGCGAGGCGCTGCCGGTTTTCGGCCGCCAGATCCCTGGCTACGACCATCCGGACGTGGTGCTGACCGGCGTCGAGACCCGGACGTCCTCGCCGGTGCGGATCACGCGCGGCAAGGACTTCCAAAGCCTGAACACCGCCGGCCTCTATCCGGCCGGCGAGGGCGCGGGCTATGCCGGCGGCATCCTGTCTGCGGCGGTCGACGGCATCAAGGTCGCCGAGGCCGTGGCCGCCCAGTACGTGGCCGAGGGCCTGATCGAGGCTGCTTAA
- the araD1 gene encoding AraD1 family protein: protein MVFRFVQLKTGDGERRLAAVDDAGRARRVMVADTLYALAQAAIGVNATLAEAAQARELGEDIDIPAALAEGRVLAPIDHPDTAHLLLTGTGLTHLGSAEGRDKMHKAAQSGEQLTDSMRMFLMGVEGGKPAPGQEGVQPEWFYKGDGQQLVGPGQPLTSPAFAKDGGEEPEIAGVYLIGPDGTPHRLGFCLANEFSDHVIERGNYLWLAHSKLRQAALGPELLTGPLPEDVRGASRILRDGAVAWEKPFLSGEANMSHTIANLEHHHFKYDLFRRPGDVHVHFFGTATLSFSEGFQTKVGDVFEIEAAPFLYPVRNSLGQATERSVTVRAL, encoded by the coding sequence ATGGTGTTCAGGTTCGTGCAGTTGAAGACCGGCGACGGCGAACGGCGGCTGGCGGCGGTCGACGACGCGGGCCGCGCCCGGCGGGTTATGGTCGCCGACACGCTCTACGCCCTGGCCCAGGCCGCCATCGGCGTGAACGCGACCCTGGCCGAGGCGGCCCAGGCGCGCGAGCTTGGCGAAGACATCGATATCCCCGCCGCCTTGGCCGAAGGCCGCGTCCTGGCGCCGATCGATCACCCCGACACCGCCCACCTGCTGCTAACCGGCACGGGCCTGACCCATCTCGGCTCGGCCGAGGGTCGCGACAAGATGCACAAAGCCGCTCAGTCCGGAGAACAGCTCACCGACTCGATGCGGATGTTCCTGATGGGCGTCGAGGGTGGCAAGCCCGCCCCGGGTCAGGAAGGCGTCCAGCCGGAGTGGTTCTACAAGGGCGACGGCCAGCAACTGGTCGGGCCGGGCCAGCCCCTCACCTCCCCCGCCTTCGCCAAGGACGGCGGCGAGGAGCCGGAGATCGCCGGCGTCTATCTGATCGGTCCCGACGGGACGCCGCACCGCCTGGGCTTCTGCCTGGCCAATGAGTTCTCCGACCACGTGATCGAGCGCGGCAACTACCTGTGGCTGGCTCACTCGAAGCTGCGCCAGGCGGCGCTGGGTCCGGAACTGCTGACCGGCCCGCTGCCCGAGGACGTGCGCGGCGCCAGCCGCATCCTGCGCGACGGGGCTGTGGCCTGGGAGAAGCCGTTCTTGTCGGGCGAGGCGAACATGTCGCACACGATCGCCAATCTCGAGCATCACCACTTCAAGTACGATCTCTTCCGCCGTCCGGGCGACGTGCACGTGCACTTCTTCGGCACGGCGACCCTGTCGTTCTCGGAGGGCTTCCAGACGAAGGTCGGCGACGTGTTCGAGATCGAGGCCGCGCCGTTCCTCTATCCGGTGCGCAATTCGCTGGGCCAGGCGACCGAGCGGTCCGTCACGGTGCGCGCACTGTGA
- a CDS encoding IlvD/Edd family dehydratase: MSADPVSSRTLRSRAWFDNPDNIDMTALYLERYLNFGLTLEELQSGRPIIGIAQTGSDLSPCNRHHLVLAERVREGIRSAGGIVLEFPVHPIQETGKRPTAGLDRNLSYLGLVELLYGYPLDGVVLTIGCDKTTPACLMAAATVNIPAIALSVGPMLNGWHKGQRTGSGTIVWKAREMLAAGEIDNAGFIKLVASSAPSTGYCNTMGTATTMNSLTEALGMSLPGSAAIPAPYRDRQENAYRTGLRIVEMVKEDLKPSDVLTREAFLNAIVVNSAIGGSTNAPIHLNALARHMGVELTIDDWQEKGEEVPLLVNLQPAGEYLGEDYYRAGGVPAVFGQLIEQGLIHEDVKCVSGQTIGEQYRGVQIEDEDVIRPFSRPLVERAGFVVMRGNLFNSAIMKTSVISKEFRERYLSNPDDPDAFEGVAVVFDGPEDYHHRIDDPSVGITANSILFMRGAGPVGYPGAAEVVNMRAPNYLIKQGVHQLPCIGDGRQSGTSGSPSILNASPEAAVGGGLALLKTGDKVRFDLRKSRVDVLVSPGEIVERRKALEAAGGYAYPESQTPWQEIQRAVVGQLETGAILEPAVKYQRIAQTKGLPRDNH; the protein is encoded by the coding sequence ATGAGCGCCGATCCCGTCTCCTCCCGCACCCTTCGTTCGCGTGCGTGGTTTGACAATCCGGACAACATCGACATGACGGCGCTTTATCTGGAGCGCTATCTGAACTTTGGGCTGACGCTGGAGGAGCTGCAGTCGGGTCGTCCGATCATCGGCATCGCCCAGACGGGGTCGGACCTGTCGCCATGCAATCGCCATCACCTGGTGCTGGCCGAGCGGGTGCGCGAGGGCATCCGCAGCGCCGGCGGCATCGTGCTGGAGTTCCCGGTCCATCCGATCCAGGAGACGGGCAAGCGGCCGACGGCGGGGCTGGACCGCAATCTGTCGTACCTGGGTCTGGTGGAGCTGCTCTACGGCTATCCGCTGGACGGGGTGGTGCTGACCATCGGCTGCGACAAGACCACGCCGGCCTGCTTGATGGCGGCGGCGACGGTGAACATCCCGGCCATCGCGCTTTCGGTGGGGCCGATGCTGAACGGCTGGCACAAGGGCCAGCGGACGGGGTCTGGCACCATCGTCTGGAAGGCCCGCGAGATGCTGGCGGCCGGCGAGATCGACAACGCCGGCTTCATCAAGCTGGTGGCCAGCTCCGCGCCCTCGACGGGCTATTGCAACACCATGGGCACGGCCACGACCATGAACTCGCTGACCGAGGCGCTGGGCATGTCGCTGCCCGGCTCGGCGGCGATTCCAGCCCCCTATAGAGATCGCCAGGAAAACGCCTATCGCACGGGTCTGCGGATCGTGGAGATGGTCAAGGAGGACCTCAAGCCCTCCGACGTCCTGACCCGCGAGGCGTTCCTCAACGCCATTGTCGTCAACTCGGCGATCGGCGGCTCGACCAACGCCCCGATCCACCTGAACGCTCTCGCCCGTCACATGGGCGTGGAGCTGACCATCGACGACTGGCAGGAGAAGGGCGAGGAGGTGCCGCTGCTGGTCAACCTGCAGCCGGCCGGGGAATATCTGGGCGAGGACTACTACCGGGCCGGCGGCGTGCCGGCGGTGTTTGGCCAGTTGATCGAGCAGGGGCTGATCCATGAGGACGTCAAATGCGTCTCGGGCCAGACGATCGGCGAGCAGTATCGCGGGGTCCAGATCGAGGACGAGGACGTCATCCGGCCGTTCTCGCGGCCGCTGGTCGAGCGGGCGGGCTTTGTGGTCATGCGCGGCAACCTCTTCAACTCGGCGATCATGAAGACCAGCGTGATCTCCAAAGAGTTCCGCGAGCGCTATCTGTCCAACCCCGACGATCCGGACGCCTTCGAGGGCGTGGCGGTCGTGTTCGATGGCCCCGAGGACTATCACCACCGGATCGACGATCCGTCGGTGGGCATCACCGCCAACTCGATCCTGTTCATGCGCGGGGCCGGCCCGGTGGGCTATCCCGGCGCGGCCGAGGTGGTGAACATGCGCGCCCCCAACTACCTGATCAAGCAGGGCGTCCATCAGCTGCCGTGCATCGGCGACGGCCGCCAGTCGGGCACCTCCGGCTCGCCCTCGATCCTCAACGCCTCGCCGGAAGCCGCCGTGGGCGGGGGGCTGGCCTTGCTCAAGACCGGCGACAAGGTCCGCTTCGATCTGCGCAAGTCGCGGGTCGACGTCCTGGTCTCGCCCGGCGAGATCGTCGAGCGGCGCAAGGCCCTCGAAGCCGCCGGCGGCTATGCCTATCCCGAAAGCCAGACCCCCTGGCAGGAGATCCAGCGCGCCGTCGTCGGTCAGCTCGAAACCGGCGCCATCCTCGAACCCGCCGTCAAATACCAGCGCATCGCCCAAACCAAGGGCCTGCCCAGGGATAACCACTGA
- a CDS encoding glycoside hydrolase N-terminal domain-containing protein, with protein MTLTRRSALATLGAAPAMAAASARAEKTSPLRLWYRRPAKTWVEALPVGSGKLGAMVFGGVGAERLQLNEDTLWAGGPYEATNPEAHEALPEIRRLIDAGEYAKAAQLADAKFVGIPRKQMSYQTIGDLKLGFPGMAEPSDYVRDLDLDGAIATTRFTADGVDHVREVIASAPDGVIAVRLSASRRGAISLDLGFASPLASKPVATVEGRSLVLAGVNESQQDIPAKLRFECRVDVRAKGGRVSGQGETLSIRDADEVVLLIAAATSYRRYDDVSGDPTALNKATVAKLAGKSWKFILADHQADHRALFRRVKVDFGRTRAELLPTDERIKASPTTDDPSLAALYYQYGRYLLIACSRPGGQAANLQGVWNDKPSAPWGSKYTININTEMNYWPAEPTGLPELVEPLVALVRDLSETGARTARAMYGARGWVAHHNTDLWRATAPVDGAPWGVWPTGGAWLCKHLWDHYDYGRDHAYLARVYPLMKGSARFFLDTLVVDPKFGVLVTNPSLSPENDHGHGASIVAGPTMDQAIIRDLFDNCLKAEVVLGADPDFVAELTAARDKLAPYKVGKDGQLQEWQEDWDADAPDIHHRHVSHLYGLFPSDQIGIDTTPKLAGAAKQTLVTRGDLSTGWAIAWRLNLWARLGEGDHAYGILRLLLGPERTYPNMFDAHPPFQIDGNFGGVSGMTEMILQSRNDRIYLLPALPSAWPTGHIKGLRARGAVGVDVRWTGGKLTEAVLMAKADGRHAVVLGRSVLTVDLRKGQTARLVLRDGALTRAA; from the coding sequence ATGACCTTGACCCGTCGGTCCGCCTTGGCGACCTTGGGCGCCGCCCCCGCGATGGCGGCCGCCTCGGCGCGCGCCGAAAAGACGTCGCCGCTGCGCCTCTGGTATCGTCGGCCCGCCAAGACCTGGGTCGAGGCCCTGCCGGTCGGTTCGGGCAAGCTGGGCGCCATGGTGTTCGGCGGCGTTGGCGCCGAACGACTGCAGCTGAACGAGGACACGCTCTGGGCAGGCGGGCCTTACGAGGCGACCAATCCGGAGGCGCATGAGGCGCTGCCGGAAATCCGCCGCCTGATCGATGCGGGTGAGTACGCCAAGGCCGCCCAGCTCGCCGACGCCAAGTTTGTCGGCATTCCGCGCAAGCAGATGTCCTACCAGACGATCGGCGACCTGAAGCTCGGCTTTCCGGGAATGGCCGAGCCGTCCGACTATGTCCGAGACCTCGACCTGGACGGCGCGATCGCCACGACGCGCTTCACCGCCGACGGCGTTGACCATGTGCGCGAAGTGATCGCCAGCGCGCCGGACGGCGTCATCGCCGTGCGCCTTTCGGCCAGCCGTCGCGGCGCCATCAGCCTGGATCTCGGCTTCGCCTCGCCCCTGGCGTCCAAACCGGTGGCGACCGTCGAGGGGCGCAGCCTGGTGCTGGCTGGCGTCAACGAGAGCCAGCAAGATATCCCCGCCAAGCTACGTTTCGAATGTCGCGTTGATGTCCGCGCCAAGGGCGGTCGGGTGAGCGGGCAGGGCGAGACCCTGTCGATCCGGGACGCCGACGAGGTGGTGCTGCTGATCGCGGCGGCGACAAGCTATCGTCGCTATGACGATGTGTCCGGTGATCCGACCGCGCTGAACAAGGCGACGGTGGCCAAGCTTGCCGGCAAGTCCTGGAAATTTATCCTGGCCGATCACCAGGCCGACCACCGGGCGCTGTTCCGCCGGGTCAAGGTCGACTTCGGCCGCACGCGCGCCGAGCTGCTGCCGACCGATGAGCGGATCAAGGCCTCGCCGACGACCGATGATCCCTCGCTGGCGGCGCTCTACTACCAATACGGCCGCTACCTGCTGATCGCCTGCTCGCGTCCGGGCGGGCAGGCGGCGAATCTGCAAGGCGTCTGGAACGACAAGCCCTCGGCGCCGTGGGGCAGCAAGTACACGATCAACATCAACACGGAGATGAACTATTGGCCCGCCGAGCCGACCGGCCTGCCGGAGTTGGTCGAGCCGCTTGTCGCGCTGGTGAGGGACCTGTCGGAGACCGGCGCGCGCACCGCCCGGGCGATGTACGGCGCGCGAGGCTGGGTGGCGCACCACAACACCGACCTCTGGCGCGCGACGGCGCCCGTCGACGGCGCGCCGTGGGGCGTGTGGCCGACGGGCGGCGCGTGGCTCTGTAAGCATCTCTGGGACCACTACGACTACGGCCGCGACCACGCCTATCTCGCGCGGGTCTATCCGCTGATGAAGGGCTCGGCGCGGTTCTTCCTCGACACCCTGGTGGTCGATCCGAAGTTCGGCGTCCTGGTCACCAACCCCTCGTTGTCGCCAGAGAATGACCACGGCCACGGGGCCTCGATCGTCGCCGGCCCGACCATGGACCAGGCGATCATCCGCGACCTGTTCGACAACTGCCTGAAGGCCGAGGTCGTCCTGGGCGCCGACCCAGACTTCGTCGCCGAACTCACGGCGGCGCGCGACAAGCTGGCGCCCTACAAGGTCGGCAAGGACGGCCAACTTCAGGAGTGGCAGGAGGACTGGGACGCCGACGCGCCCGATATCCATCACCGGCACGTCTCGCATCTCTACGGCCTGTTCCCGTCGGACCAGATCGGGATCGACACGACGCCGAAGCTTGCGGGGGCGGCGAAGCAGACCCTGGTGACGCGCGGCGATCTGTCGACCGGCTGGGCGATCGCCTGGCGGCTGAACCTCTGGGCGCGGCTGGGCGAGGGCGATCACGCCTACGGTATCCTGCGGCTGCTGCTGGGCCCCGAGCGCACCTATCCGAACATGTTCGACGCCCATCCGCCGTTCCAGATCGACGGCAATTTCGGTGGGGTTTCGGGCATGACCGAGATGATCCTGCAAAGCCGCAACGACCGCATCTACCTGCTGCCCGCCTTGCCGTCGGCCTGGCCTACCGGCCACATCAAGGGGTTGAGGGCGCGAGGCGCGGTCGGCGTCGATGTCCGCTGGACCGGCGGCAAGCTGACCGAGGCGGTGCTGATGGCGAAAGCGGACGGGCGCCACGCCGTGGTGCTGGGCCGCTCCGTCCTGACCGTGGACCTTCGCAAGGGCCAGACGGCGCGCCTTGTTCTCCGCGATGGGGCCCTGACGCGGGCCGCCTAG
- a CDS encoding alkene reductase: MPNLFDPLRVGDLNLPNRVVMAPLTRLRAGPTHIPNALMAEYYGQRASAGLLISEGVPVSPQGVGYAGVPGIWSKEQTEAWKQVTKAVHDKGGRIFMQIWHVGRISDPELLNGELPVAPSAIAAKGHVSLLRPQRDYPTPRALSTEEVAGVVEAFRQGAENAQAAGFDGVQLHGANGYLLDQFLQDGSNQRTDQYGGSIENRARLLLEATDAAISVWGADRVGVHLAPRADSHSMGDSNLAAAFGYVAKALGERKIGFVSAREYEAADSLGPDLKKAFGGVYIANEKFDLASANTAIEAGKADAIAFGKAYIANPDLVERLKTGAPLNTPDPATFYGFENGPRGYTDYPTLQQVGEPA, translated from the coding sequence ATGCCCAATCTGTTCGACCCGCTGCGCGTCGGCGACCTCAACCTGCCCAATCGCGTTGTCATGGCGCCGCTGACCCGGCTGCGCGCCGGTCCGACCCATATCCCCAACGCCCTGATGGCCGAGTATTACGGCCAGCGCGCCTCGGCCGGCCTGCTGATCAGCGAAGGCGTCCCAGTGTCGCCGCAAGGCGTCGGCTACGCCGGCGTTCCTGGCATCTGGTCCAAGGAGCAAACCGAAGCCTGGAAGCAGGTGACCAAGGCCGTGCATGACAAGGGCGGTCGTATCTTCATGCAGATCTGGCACGTCGGCCGCATCTCCGATCCCGAGCTGCTGAACGGCGAACTCCCCGTCGCCCCCAGCGCCATCGCCGCCAAGGGCCATGTCAGCCTGCTGCGTCCGCAACGCGACTACCCCACCCCGCGCGCGCTTTCGACCGAAGAGGTCGCCGGGGTCGTCGAGGCTTTCCGCCAGGGCGCGGAGAACGCCCAGGCCGCCGGCTTCGACGGCGTGCAGCTGCACGGCGCCAACGGCTATCTGCTCGACCAATTCCTGCAGGACGGCAGCAACCAGCGCACCGACCAGTACGGCGGCTCGATTGAGAACCGCGCGCGCCTGCTGCTGGAAGCCACGGACGCGGCGATCTCAGTGTGGGGCGCTGATCGCGTCGGCGTGCACCTGGCGCCGCGCGCCGACAGCCATTCGATGGGTGACAGCAACCTCGCCGCTGCGTTCGGCTACGTCGCCAAGGCCCTGGGCGAGCGCAAGATCGGCTTTGTCTCGGCCCGTGAATACGAGGCGGCCGACAGCCTGGGTCCGGACCTGAAGAAGGCCTTCGGCGGCGTCTACATCGCCAACGAGAAGTTCGACCTCGCCAGCGCCAACACCGCGATCGAGGCCGGCAAGGCCGACGCCATCGCCTTCGGCAAGGCCTATATCGCCAACCCGGACCTCGTGGAGCGCCTCAAGACCGGCGCGCCGCTGAACACGCCCGATCCCGCGACGTTCTACGGGTTCGAGAACGGGCCGCGCGGCTATACCGACTATCCGACCCTGCAGCAGGTCGGCGAGCCGGCGTAA
- a CDS encoding alpha-N-arabinofuranosidase: MAKTFLGAAVALLAMAASARAGEIAATATLKADKPGAPISRYIYGQFSEHLGAGIYDGVWVGPDSKIPNVRGIRSDVVAALKDIKVPVIRWPGGCFADEYRWRDGIGPRDKRPSRKNNWWGGSPETNAFGTHEFMDFVEQVGADPYVSINVGSSNPTEMREWIEYMISPGDDTLAQERRANGRDKPFNLPFVGIGNESWGCGGEMTAEYYANEYRRFSAFFHKNDDNKALRIASGANSFDVNWTDVVTKNAGKQMDAISLHYYTIPTGKWSKKGAATGFDKAAWGQTFAQTLRMDDLLKQHIAVMDKNDPKKRIGLYVDEWGTWYDVEPGTNPGHLYQLNTLRDGVLAAANFNIFHRYTDRVRMTNIAQTINVLQAMILTQGDKIVLTPTYYAYKMYVPFQDSTAIPLDVNAPEIDVGGSKIPAFNASAAKGKDGKTYVAVANMSPDDGVKLSVALAGLKAKSVSGQVLTADKMDAMNAFGVKPTVAPAPFKGGKIAGDTLTLDIPAKSVVVVALD, translated from the coding sequence ATGGCCAAGACGTTTCTAGGCGCGGCCGTGGCGCTGCTGGCGATGGCGGCGAGCGCGCGGGCGGGGGAAATCGCCGCGACCGCGACCCTGAAGGCCGACAAGCCGGGCGCGCCGATCTCGCGTTACATCTACGGTCAATTCTCGGAGCACTTGGGCGCGGGCATCTATGACGGCGTCTGGGTCGGTCCCGATTCCAAGATCCCCAATGTGCGCGGCATCCGCAGCGACGTGGTCGCGGCGCTGAAGGACATCAAGGTCCCGGTCATCCGCTGGCCCGGCGGCTGCTTCGCCGATGAATACCGCTGGCGCGACGGCATCGGTCCGCGCGACAAGCGCCCCTCGCGCAAGAACAACTGGTGGGGCGGCTCGCCCGAGACCAACGCCTTCGGCACCCACGAATTCATGGACTTCGTCGAGCAGGTCGGCGCCGACCCCTACGTCTCGATCAATGTCGGTTCGTCCAACCCGACCGAGATGCGCGAGTGGATCGAGTACATGATCTCGCCCGGCGACGACACCTTGGCCCAGGAGCGTCGCGCCAACGGCCGCGACAAGCCGTTCAACCTGCCGTTCGTGGGCATCGGCAACGAGAGCTGGGGTTGCGGCGGCGAAATGACCGCCGAATACTACGCCAACGAATACCGTCGCTTCTCGGCCTTCTTCCACAAGAACGACGACAACAAGGCGCTGCGTATCGCGTCGGGCGCCAATTCGTTCGACGTGAACTGGACCGACGTGGTCACCAAGAACGCCGGCAAGCAGATGGACGCCATCTCGCTGCACTACTACACGATCCCGACCGGCAAATGGTCGAAGAAGGGCGCGGCGACGGGCTTCGACAAGGCCGCCTGGGGCCAGACCTTCGCCCAGACCCTGCGGATGGACGATCTGCTGAAGCAGCACATCGCGGTGATGGACAAGAACGATCCCAAGAAGCGGATCGGTCTCTATGTCGATGAATGGGGCACCTGGTACGACGTCGAGCCGGGCACCAATCCTGGCCATCTCTACCAGCTGAACACCCTGCGTGATGGGGTGCTGGCGGCGGCGAACTTCAACATCTTCCACCGCTATACCGATCGCGTGCGGATGACGAACATCGCCCAGACCATCAACGTGCTGCAGGCGATGATCCTGACCCAGGGCGACAAGATCGTCCTGACCCCAACCTACTACGCCTACAAGATGTACGTGCCGTTCCAGGACTCCACGGCGATCCCGCTGGACGTCAACGCGCCCGAGATCGACGTCGGCGGCAGCAAGATCCCGGCCTTCAACGCCTCGGCGGCCAAGGGCAAGGATGGCAAGACCTATGTGGCGGTCGCCAACATGTCGCCGGACGACGGCGTCAAGCTGTCGGTGGCGCTGGCTGGGCTGAAGGCCAAGTCGGTGTCGGGCCAGGTGCTCACCGCCGACAAGATGGACGCGATGAACGCCTTCGGGGTGAAGCCGACCGTCGCGCCGGCTCCGTTCAAGGGCGGCAAGATCGCGGGCGACACGCTGACGCTGGACATCCCGGCCAAGTCGGTCGTCGTGGTCGCGCTCGACTAG